Proteins from a single region of Chloroflexota bacterium:
- the atpD gene encoding F0F1 ATP synthase subunit beta encodes MASGRIAQIIGAVIDVEFPAGELPALYNALEVEAPDRDDRVVLEVEQHVGDGRVRCVSMRPTEGLSRGLPVADLGGPISVPVGAPTLGRVFDVTGEPIDGKGEVVTESRYPIHRAPPPLTEQTTQAEVFATGLKVIDLIAPFTRGGKTGVFGGAGVGKTVIIMEMINNIAVQYGGYSVFCGVGERTREGTQLIREMTEAGVIGNACMVFGQMNESPGARLRVGLAGLALAEYFRDEEGRDLLLFIDNIFRFTQAGSEVSALLGRMPSAVGYQPSLGTEMGELQERITSTTSGSITSLEAIYVPADDYTDPAPVTTFAHLDATIRLERSIVERGIYPAVDPLTSTSKILDPRIVGERHYDVARGAQQVLQRFKDLQDIIAILGIEELSEEDRLTVVRARKIERFFSQPMNVAEAFTGQPGVIVPVEETIRGFEEILAGEHDELPEQAFYMVGTIDEAVAKAEQLAAEG; translated from the coding sequence ATGGCGAGCGGACGCATCGCACAAATCATCGGGGCCGTCATTGACGTCGAGTTCCCGGCCGGCGAGTTGCCGGCGCTCTACAACGCGCTGGAGGTCGAGGCTCCGGACCGCGACGACCGCGTGGTGCTGGAAGTCGAGCAGCACGTCGGCGACGGTCGCGTGCGGTGCGTCTCCATGCGCCCGACCGAAGGTCTGAGCCGCGGGCTGCCCGTGGCCGACCTGGGCGGACCGATCTCGGTGCCGGTCGGCGCGCCCACGCTGGGACGCGTGTTCGACGTGACCGGCGAGCCGATCGACGGCAAGGGCGAGGTCGTCACCGAGTCGCGGTATCCCATTCACCGGGCGCCGCCGCCGCTGACCGAGCAGACGACGCAGGCGGAGGTCTTCGCCACCGGGCTGAAGGTCATCGACCTCATCGCGCCGTTCACGCGAGGCGGCAAGACCGGCGTGTTCGGCGGCGCGGGCGTGGGCAAGACGGTGATCATCATGGAGATGATCAACAACATCGCCGTGCAGTACGGCGGCTACTCCGTGTTCTGCGGCGTCGGCGAGCGCACGCGCGAGGGCACGCAACTGATCCGTGAGATGACGGAGGCCGGCGTCATCGGCAACGCTTGCATGGTGTTCGGCCAGATGAACGAGTCGCCCGGGGCGCGCCTGCGGGTTGGGCTGGCGGGTCTGGCGCTGGCCGAGTACTTCCGCGACGAGGAAGGGCGCGACTTGCTGCTCTTCATCGACAACATCTTCCGCTTCACCCAGGCGGGCTCCGAGGTATCGGCGCTGCTCGGGCGCATGCCGTCGGCGGTGGGCTATCAGCCGTCGCTGGGCACCGAGATGGGCGAGTTGCAGGAACGCATCACCTCGACTACCTCGGGCTCGATCACCTCGCTCGAGGCGATCTACGTGCCCGCGGACGACTACACGGACCCGGCGCCGGTGACGACGTTTGCCCACCTGGACGCCACGATCCGGCTGGAGCGTTCCATCGTGGAGCGCGGCATCTATCCGGCGGTGGACCCGCTGACGAGCACCTCGAAGATTCTCGATCCGCGCATCGTGGGCGAGCGTCACTACGACGTGGCGCGCGGCGCGCAGCAGGTGCTGCAGCGGTTCAAGGACCTGCAGGACATCATCGCGATCCTGGGTATCGAGGAGCTCTCGGAAGAGGACCGCCTGACGGTGGTGCGCGCGCGCAAGATCGAGCGGTTCTTCTCGCAGCCGATGAACGTGGCGGAGGCCTTCACGGGCCAGCCGGGCGTGATCGTGCCGGTGGAGGAGACGATCCGCGGGTTCGAGGAGATTCTCGCGGGCGAGCATGACGAATTGCCCGAGCAGGCGTTCTACATGGTGGGAACGATTGACGAGGCCGTGGCGAAGGCCGAACAGCTCGCCGCCGAAGGCTAG
- the atpG gene encoding ATP synthase F1 subunit gamma — MANPLELRRRIRSVENTRQITRAMQLVAASRMRRAQDAADAARPYAQEVLGLMQQLVAATGDDLLPPMLQTRPVEHSAYVVMTTNRGLCGALNTNVVRQAMEDIEESRASAEVSVIVIGRRGRTSLARLVPMQAAFTDISDRPTSADILPIARLVMDGYLAGDFDEVQIVYPEFVNTLTQRPMSLRLLPVVLPEETDPRDADVIFEPDPATVLEALVPRFIETVLYETLLELTASEHSARMVAMRAATENASELIDALGLTYNKLRQAKITSEIIDIASGANALAQRA; from the coding sequence ATGGCCAACCCGCTCGAGCTGCGACGCCGCATTCGCAGCGTCGAGAACACGCGGCAGATCACCCGGGCCATGCAGCTCGTGGCGGCCTCGCGCATGCGGCGCGCCCAAGACGCGGCGGACGCCGCGCGACCTTACGCGCAAGAGGTTCTGGGGCTGATGCAGCAACTCGTGGCGGCCACCGGCGACGACCTGCTGCCGCCGATGCTCCAGACGCGGCCCGTGGAGCACTCGGCCTACGTGGTTATGACGACGAACCGTGGATTGTGCGGCGCGCTTAACACCAACGTCGTGCGACAGGCGATGGAAGACATCGAGGAGTCGCGGGCCAGCGCGGAAGTGTCGGTGATCGTGATCGGCCGGCGCGGACGCACGTCGCTGGCGCGGCTGGTGCCCATGCAGGCGGCCTTCACCGACATTTCGGACCGGCCGACGTCGGCGGACATCCTCCCCATCGCGCGGCTCGTGATGGACGGTTACCTGGCGGGCGACTTCGACGAGGTCCAGATCGTGTACCCGGAGTTCGTGAACACCTTGACGCAGCGGCCGATGTCGCTGCGCCTGCTGCCCGTCGTGCTGCCCGAGGAGACCGATCCCCGCGACGCCGACGTGATTTTCGAGCCGGACCCGGCCACGGTGCTCGAGGCGCTGGTGCCGCGATTCATCGAGACCGTGCTCTACGAAACGCTGCTCGAGCTAACCGCCAGCGAACACAGCGCGCGCATGGTGGCGATGCGCGCGGCGACGGAAAACGCCAGCGAGCTCATCGACGCCCTGGGGCTCACCTACAACAAACTGCGGCAAGCCAAGATCACCAGCGAGATCATCGACATCGCCTCCGGCGCCAACGCGCTGGCGCAGCGCGCGTGA
- the atpA gene encoding F0F1 ATP synthase subunit alpha — protein MSISPQEIADALRREIEGFQASAQQANVGNVLEVADGVAQVTGISECLAGELLEFSGGVMGMALNLEEDTVGAVILGDYLTIQEGDEVRTTGRVAEVPVGPEMLGRVVNALGEAVDGKGPITASATDVIEKVAPGVALRQDVDTPVQTGIKAIDAMIPIGRGQRELIIGDRQIGKTAIALDTIINQRGGDLICIYCAIGQKESAVAQVVALLQEYGALEHTIVVAATASQPAAQQFIAPFAACTMGEYFRDRGQDALVIFDDLTKHAWAYRQVSLVLRRPPGREAYPGDVFYLHSRLLERSARMHDDQGGGSLTALPIIETQEGDVSTYIPTNVISITDGQIYLEADLFNGGIRPAINAGLSVSRVGGDAQIRAMKQVAGQLRLGLAQFREVAAFAQFASDLDRATRNQLERGARLTELLKQKQFEPAPIEEQVCIIHAGTSGAVDAVPTDQVDSFEQELLDFLRSGQAELLDRIRESRELSDEDEAALDAAIADFTTNTFSGRAAMAGS, from the coding sequence ATGTCTATCAGCCCGCAAGAAATCGCAGACGCCCTACGGCGAGAAATCGAGGGCTTTCAGGCCAGCGCTCAGCAGGCCAACGTGGGCAATGTGCTCGAGGTCGCCGATGGCGTCGCGCAGGTCACGGGCATCTCCGAGTGTCTGGCGGGCGAGCTGCTGGAGTTCTCCGGCGGCGTGATGGGTATGGCGCTCAACCTGGAAGAAGACACCGTGGGCGCGGTGATCCTCGGCGACTACCTGACGATTCAGGAAGGCGACGAGGTGCGCACCACCGGCCGCGTGGCCGAGGTGCCCGTGGGACCGGAGATGCTCGGCCGCGTGGTGAACGCGCTGGGTGAGGCGGTGGACGGCAAAGGACCGATCACCGCCAGCGCCACGGACGTGATCGAGAAGGTGGCGCCCGGCGTGGCGCTGCGCCAGGACGTGGATACGCCGGTGCAGACGGGCATCAAGGCCATCGACGCGATGATTCCGATCGGCCGCGGCCAGCGCGAGCTCATCATCGGCGACCGCCAGATCGGCAAGACCGCCATCGCCCTGGACACGATCATCAACCAGCGCGGCGGCGACCTGATCTGCATCTACTGCGCCATCGGCCAGAAGGAAAGCGCCGTGGCGCAGGTGGTGGCCTTGCTGCAGGAATACGGCGCGCTGGAGCACACCATCGTGGTGGCCGCCACCGCCAGCCAGCCGGCCGCCCAGCAGTTCATCGCACCTTTCGCCGCCTGCACGATGGGCGAATACTTCCGCGATCGCGGCCAAGACGCGCTGGTGATCTTCGACGACCTCACCAAGCACGCCTGGGCCTATCGCCAGGTGTCGCTGGTGCTGCGCCGCCCGCCGGGCCGCGAGGCCTACCCGGGCGACGTGTTCTACCTGCACTCCCGGCTGCTCGAGCGGTCGGCCCGCATGCACGACGACCAGGGCGGTGGGTCGCTTACGGCCCTGCCGATCATCGAGACGCAGGAAGGGGACGTGAGCACCTACATCCCCACCAACGTCATCTCGATTACCGACGGCCAGATATACCTGGAAGCCGACCTGTTCAACGGCGGCATCCGACCGGCGATCAACGCCGGGCTGTCCGTGTCGCGGGTGGGCGGCGACGCGCAGATTCGCGCCATGAAACAGGTGGCCGGCCAGCTGCGGCTGGGCCTCGCGCAGTTCCGCGAGGTGGCGGCGTTTGCGCAGTTCGCCTCCGATCTGGACCGGGCCACGCGCAACCAGCTTGAACGCGGCGCGCGCTTGACCGAGCTGCTCAAGCAGAAGCAGTTCGAGCCGGCGCCGATCGAGGAGCAGGTCTGCATCATTCACGCCGGCACCTCGGGCGCGGTGGACGCCGTGCCGACCGATCAGGTCGACAGCTTCGAGCAGGAGTTGCTCGACTTCCTGCGCTCGGGGCAGGCGGAGCTGTTGGACCGCATTCGAGAGTCGCGCGAGCTGAGCGACGAGGACGAGGCTGCGCTTGACGCGGCGATCGCCGACTTCACGACCAACACGTTCTCGGGCCGAGCCGCGATGGCCGGCAGCTAG
- the atpH gene encoding ATP synthase F1 subunit delta: protein MRQGAAARRRRARTYVQVVVAAAQREDSWDDWESDLRTLRAIADDDSVRTFLENPGTPLAERLDLVDRVARSSVSVNGLGLLHVLVTSRDVDALPEIERGFLRVADRERRLDRVHVTTAAPLQETETEELRQRLAQPGRRLHLTTTTDPALLGGFVVRRGDNVLDLSVRARLQSLGRALR, encoded by the coding sequence GTGAGACAGGGCGCAGCCGCGCGCCGACGCCGCGCCCGCACCTACGTGCAGGTGGTGGTGGCCGCGGCGCAGCGCGAGGACTCCTGGGACGACTGGGAGAGCGACCTGCGCACGCTGCGGGCCATCGCGGACGACGACTCCGTGCGGACGTTTCTCGAGAACCCGGGGACGCCGCTGGCCGAGCGACTGGACCTGGTTGATCGGGTGGCCCGGTCATCCGTGAGCGTGAACGGCCTCGGACTGCTGCACGTGCTGGTGACGAGCCGGGACGTTGACGCGCTGCCGGAGATCGAGCGCGGGTTCTTGCGCGTCGCCGACCGCGAGCGCCGCCTGGACCGCGTGCACGTGACCACGGCGGCTCCGTTGCAGGAGACCGAGACGGAAGAGTTGCGCCAGCGGCTGGCCCAGCCGGGCCGCCGGCTGCACCTCACCACCACGACCGACCCCGCCCTGTTGGGCGGCTTCGTGGTGCGACGCGGCGACAATGTTTTGGATTTGAGCGTGCGCGCCCGGCTGCAATCGCTGGGCCGAGCGTTGCGCTAG
- the atpF gene encoding F0F1 ATP synthase subunit B, which translates to MDGLINSLGISGWNILFQLVSFVIFLYLMRRLLFGPITQMLRRRRERISESLQEAESLRGQVERERAEFQAELAGAQAEAQRIRDEAARSAEALRTREVERARKEAERLRNEAHAEIDRSRAQVREEIRRETADLVLGATARVLDRSIDDPEHRRLVQEALADVDGGAR; encoded by the coding sequence ATGGACGGGTTAATCAACTCACTGGGGATCAGCGGCTGGAACATTCTCTTCCAGCTGGTGAGCTTCGTGATTTTCTTGTATCTGATGCGGCGTCTGCTGTTCGGGCCGATCACGCAGATGCTGCGCCGGCGCCGCGAACGGATCAGCGAGAGCCTGCAGGAGGCGGAGTCCCTGCGGGGGCAGGTCGAGCGCGAGCGAGCGGAGTTTCAGGCCGAGCTCGCCGGCGCCCAGGCCGAGGCCCAGCGGATCCGCGACGAGGCCGCTCGCAGCGCCGAAGCGCTGCGCACGCGCGAGGTCGAGCGCGCGCGCAAGGAAGCGGAACGGCTTCGCAATGAAGCCCACGCGGAGATCGACCGTTCGCGGGCGCAGGTCCGCGAGGAGATTCGCCGCGAGACGGCGGATCTGGTGCTGGGCGCCACGGCCCGCGTGCTGGATCGCTCCATCGACGACCCCGAGCACCGCCGCCTGGTGCAGGAAGCCCTGGCGGACGTCGACGGGGGCGCCCGGTGA
- a CDS encoding ATP synthase F0 subunit C — translation MEQAANLAPLGAGLAIGIGAIGPGLGIGLGVQAAMNAIGRNPEAAGDIRNTMIVGLGLAEAIGIYAFIIGILLAFG, via the coding sequence ATGGAACAAGCTGCAAACCTGGCACCGTTGGGCGCCGGGTTGGCAATTGGCATCGGCGCTATCGGGCCGGGCCTGGGAATTGGTCTTGGGGTGCAGGCGGCCATGAACGCCATCGGTCGCAATCCAGAGGCCGCCGGCGACATCCGCAATACGATGATCGTGGGTCTCGGCTTGGCCGAGGCCATCGGCATCTACGCGTTCATCATCGGCATCCTTCTGGCGTTCGGCTAG
- the atpB gene encoding F0F1 ATP synthase subunit A, producing the protein MSSASPPPVQEVRFAEEGADLAPHISAAAEPLGHFGPFTFTNSMLMMFITMALLLVVAWLASRRIRQDPEAALVPEGLQNAAEAVIEFLDELVQSTVGKKYAQRLLPIGATFFIFILVANWFSLLPGIGTIWLVVPDPHDPAHEIAAPIFRPATADINMTLALAILAFLVIHGSGIRAHNPVGHIKEMSQVALLAPVFILIELFVVISLSFRLFGNLFAGEVVLNGPILAGFALGHIPLIGVVFLVLELLFGLVQAVIFFMLSMVFTGQAVAESGHEAH; encoded by the coding sequence ATGTCGAGCGCCAGCCCACCTCCGGTACAGGAGGTCAGGTTCGCCGAGGAAGGCGCCGACCTTGCCCCTCACATCAGCGCGGCGGCGGAGCCGCTGGGCCACTTTGGGCCCTTCACCTTCACCAACTCCATGCTGATGATGTTCATCACCATGGCCCTGCTGCTGGTCGTGGCCTGGCTGGCGTCGCGGCGGATTCGCCAGGATCCTGAGGCGGCGCTGGTGCCCGAGGGCCTGCAAAACGCGGCCGAGGCGGTGATCGAGTTCCTCGACGAGCTGGTGCAGTCGACGGTGGGCAAGAAATACGCCCAGCGCCTGCTGCCGATCGGGGCCACCTTCTTTATCTTCATCCTGGTCGCCAACTGGTTCAGCCTGTTGCCGGGCATCGGCACCATCTGGCTGGTCGTTCCGGACCCGCACGACCCGGCGCACGAGATCGCGGCGCCGATCTTCCGACCGGCGACCGCCGACATCAACATGACGCTGGCACTGGCGATCTTGGCGTTCCTCGTCATCCATGGCTCCGGCATCCGGGCGCACAATCCTGTGGGCCACATCAAGGAGATGTCCCAGGTCGCGCTGCTGGCGCCGGTGTTTATCCTGATCGAGCTGTTCGTGGTCATTTCGCTGTCGTTCCGACTCTTCGGCAACCTGTTTGCCGGGGAGGTGGTGCTGAACGGCCCGATCCTGGCGGGATTCGCGCTGGGGCATATCCCGCTGATCGGGGTCGTGTTCCTGGTCCTTGAGTTACTGTTCGGGCTGGTTCAGGCCGTAATCTTTTTCATGCTCAGCATGGTGTTCACGGGACAAGCCGTGGCTGAGTCGGGTCACGAGGCGCACTAG
- a CDS encoding AtpZ/AtpI family protein — protein MGLLRAAALALQFGSLVGAMFIVGILGGRWLDERLDLSPLFLLVGLMLGLVGSAYVFYRIMSALSRGDR, from the coding sequence ATGGGCCTGCTGCGCGCGGCGGCGCTGGCACTCCAGTTCGGCTCGCTGGTCGGGGCGATGTTCATCGTCGGCATCCTCGGGGGTCGGTGGCTCGATGAGCGGTTGGACCTCAGCCCGCTCTTTTTGCTTGTGGGATTGATGCTCGGTCTCGTCGGCTCGGCCTACGTTTTCTACCGAATCATGTCCGCGTTGTCGCGCGGGGATCGCTAG
- a CDS encoding LysM domain-containing protein has protein sequence MSQEPAPPPDVEWVKVSGPDALAPLDRHWIRLLRVALLAAAVLIAWRILAWQEDSYQLAAAGAPAAQTNAGSMVTAPPIPETPVPTAVPVVVISPTPTPTVAPTPTPTPPPTPTPKTHTVRPGEYLSVIADFYGVSMSAILEINNIPNPDNLPAGQVLILPPEAEVPAETELPATYIVRPGETLSTIAVALGVTVEELIAANDIPDPNNIFVGQELNVPGGGS, from the coding sequence ATGTCGCAAGAACCCGCGCCGCCGCCCGACGTCGAATGGGTCAAGGTGTCCGGCCCCGATGCGCTGGCGCCGCTGGACCGGCACTGGATCCGCCTCTTGCGAGTGGCGCTGCTGGCTGCGGCCGTGCTCATTGCCTGGCGCATCCTGGCGTGGCAGGAAGACTCCTACCAGCTCGCCGCCGCCGGAGCGCCCGCCGCGCAGACGAACGCCGGGTCTATGGTCACCGCGCCGCCGATTCCCGAGACGCCGGTGCCCACGGCCGTGCCGGTGGTCGTGATTTCGCCCACGCCCACGCCCACGGTTGCGCCCACGCCCACGCCAACCCCGCCGCCCACGCCCACGCCCAAGACGCACACCGTCCGGCCGGGCGAGTACCTGTCGGTGATCGCCGACTTCTACGGCGTGAGCATGAGCGCGATTCTCGAGATCAACAACATCCCCAACCCCGACAATCTGCCGGCTGGGCAGGTGCTCATCCTGCCGCCGGAGGCGGAAGTGCCCGCCGAGACCGAGCTCCCAGCGACCTACATCGTGAGGCCCGGCGAAACGCTGAGCACTATTGCCGTGGCGCTGGGCGTCACCGTTGAAGAGCTGATCGCCGCCAACGACATTCCCGACCCGAACAACATCTTCGTCGGGCAGGAGTTGAACGTGCCGGGCGGTGGGTCGTGA
- a CDS encoding glycerate kinase: MLSMHRCRWMGSPWRVGAYTRPHRAFTGGRTLDSKLRAQLLEIGRAGLAAVDPAAAVTAIVHADAEALHVGDAALPWAEIDRVLVVGAGKASARMAAALEAQLGDRVSGGLVIVKDGHEAPTATVEIVEASHPYPDERGERAAGRLLALAREAGPRDVLLCCISGGGSCLTPAVAPGVSLEALQQLTDQLLRSGATINAINAVRKHLSVIHGGRLAAAAHPARVVALILSDVVDNPLDVIASGPTVPDPTTYADALRALRDHGLRETAPAPIREHLQRGAAGAEEESPKPGDPRLADVRNVIIADNALAAEAAVQAARERGFDALHVTSAVEGEAREFALTLAGTARDIARHGRPVERPGCVVFGGETTVTVRGAGTGGRNQEMALAAAIALEGTTGAAVMALATDGTDGPTSAAGGLVNGATVARARAAGIDASRALDDNDSHAFLSAAGDLIETGPTHTNVNDLYVAVGW; the protein is encoded by the coding sequence ATGCTCAGTATGCACCGCTGCCGCTGGATGGGTTCCCCGTGGCGCGTCGGTGCGTACACTCGACCGCACCGCGCATTTACCGGGGGCCGGACGCTGGATTCTAAGCTGCGCGCGCAGCTGCTGGAGATCGGGCGCGCGGGGCTTGCCGCCGTGGACCCGGCGGCGGCGGTGACGGCGATCGTGCACGCCGACGCCGAGGCGCTTCACGTCGGCGACGCGGCCCTGCCGTGGGCGGAGATCGACCGCGTGCTGGTCGTGGGCGCGGGTAAGGCGAGCGCCCGAATGGCCGCCGCCCTCGAAGCGCAACTGGGCGACCGTGTCAGCGGCGGGCTCGTCATCGTCAAAGACGGCCACGAGGCGCCGACGGCCACCGTCGAGATCGTGGAGGCGTCCCACCCCTATCCCGACGAACGGGGTGAGCGCGCGGCGGGTCGGCTGCTGGCGTTGGCGCGGGAGGCCGGCCCGCGCGACGTGCTGCTGTGCTGCATCTCGGGCGGTGGATCGTGCCTCACGCCCGCGGTGGCGCCGGGCGTATCGCTCGAGGCGCTGCAGCAGCTCACCGATCAACTGCTGCGCAGCGGCGCGACGATCAATGCCATCAACGCCGTGCGCAAGCATCTATCGGTGATTCACGGCGGGCGGCTGGCGGCGGCGGCGCACCCGGCGCGCGTGGTGGCGCTAATCCTGAGCGACGTCGTGGACAATCCGCTGGATGTGATTGCCTCGGGGCCAACGGTGCCGGACCCGACGACCTATGCCGACGCGCTGCGCGCGCTCCGCGACCACGGCTTGCGCGAAACCGCGCCCGCGCCGATCCGCGAGCACCTCCAGCGCGGCGCGGCAGGGGCGGAGGAGGAGAGCCCCAAGCCCGGCGACCCGCGGCTCGCGGACGTGCGCAATGTGATCATCGCCGACAACGCGCTGGCGGCGGAGGCGGCCGTGCAGGCGGCGCGTGAGAGAGGATTTGACGCGCTGCACGTCACGTCGGCGGTGGAAGGGGAGGCCCGCGAATTCGCGCTGACGCTGGCGGGCACCGCCCGAGACATCGCCCGCCACGGGCGGCCGGTGGAACGACCGGGATGCGTGGTGTTCGGCGGCGAGACCACGGTGACCGTGCGCGGCGCGGGCACGGGCGGCCGCAACCAGGAGATGGCCCTGGCGGCGGCCATCGCCTTGGAGGGCACGACGGGCGCGGCGGTTATGGCGCTGGCGACCGACGGAACCGACGGCCCTACCAGCGCCGCCGGCGGCCTGGTCAATGGCGCGACGGTGGCCCGCGCCCGCGCCGCGGGCATCGACGCCTCTCGCGCCCTGGATGACAACGACTCGCACGCATTCTTGTCAGCCGCGGGCGACCTGATTGAAACGGGGCCCACGCACACGAATGTCAATGACCTCTACGTCGCGGTTGGCTGGTAG
- a CDS encoding DegV family protein, with amino-acid sequence MTSADFRRPVAVVTDSSACLPRDEVERLRIGVAPMVLVWHGQELRDGVDITQAEFWQRLTTDPELPTTSTIAPGEYEQVLDEAAAWARAAVCVCLPRPISTMAEAAHLAARRIADRLPVHIVEAGGAGMAAGFPALLAARAAAGGAAASEVVETAERAAGHSAIVAVLDSLSYLARGGRVPGIVARVADALPSTFVLRFGDGTIGVRARFGSRARAVRGLVHHVSKEAQRATYVGITVHHGSDEAEAHELAAHVQRIIRPDDLFVTGFTPVMGAHVGPGLIGLAYCALPA; translated from the coding sequence GTGACGAGCGCTGACTTTCGGCGACCGGTCGCGGTCGTCACTGACTCCAGCGCCTGCCTGCCGCGCGACGAGGTGGAGCGGTTGCGCATTGGCGTGGCGCCCATGGTCTTGGTGTGGCACGGCCAGGAGCTGCGCGACGGCGTCGACATCACCCAGGCGGAGTTCTGGCAGCGCCTGACCACCGACCCCGAATTGCCCACGACGAGCACTATCGCGCCGGGCGAGTATGAGCAGGTGTTGGACGAGGCGGCGGCTTGGGCTCGCGCGGCGGTGTGCGTGTGCCTGCCCCGACCGATCTCGACGATGGCGGAGGCGGCCCATCTCGCGGCGCGGCGCATTGCCGACCGGCTGCCGGTCCATATCGTCGAAGCCGGCGGCGCGGGCATGGCGGCGGGCTTTCCCGCGTTGCTGGCCGCGCGCGCGGCGGCCGGGGGCGCGGCGGCGAGCGAGGTCGTGGAGACGGCGGAGCGGGCGGCGGGGCACAGCGCGATCGTCGCGGTGCTCGATTCGCTGTCCTACCTCGCCCGCGGCGGACGGGTTCCCGGAATCGTGGCGCGCGTGGCCGACGCCCTGCCGTCGACGTTCGTGCTGCGCTTCGGGGACGGCACCATCGGCGTGCGGGCGCGCTTCGGCTCGCGCGCCCGGGCGGTGCGGGGCCTGGTGCACCACGTGTCAAAAGAGGCGCAGCGCGCCACGTATGTCGGCATCACGGTGCACCACGGCTCGGACGAAGCCGAGGCGCACGAGTTGGCCGCGCACGTGCAGCGCATCATTCGGCCCGACGATCTGTTCGTGACCGGCTTTACTCCGGTAATGGGGGCGCACGTCGGGCCGGGGCTCATCGGGCTGGCGTACTGCGCGCTGCCGGCCTGA
- a CDS encoding glycerol-3-phosphate acyltransferase, producing the protein MTAFWLVLMGYLIGSIPIAYLAARLRGHDLLDEGAGGVSGSAAIERLGPVPGAAAGFLDALKPVLVVAVAQRFESYDVSAAAGVAAVGGHIWPITLRWRGGRGIGPAGALLAALGAWQMCLAFAGLVLGRALLRDSAPGALVGFFATAVLLSLTGQSLTIGVTAWVVVGVVVVGRLVGYRKVRTEEDVGLARLMVRRLILDRDER; encoded by the coding sequence ATGACCGCCTTCTGGCTCGTATTGATGGGCTATCTGATCGGATCCATTCCGATCGCGTATCTGGCCGCCCGCCTGCGCGGCCACGATCTGCTGGACGAAGGGGCCGGGGGCGTGAGCGGGTCCGCCGCCATCGAGCGGTTGGGTCCGGTGCCGGGCGCGGCGGCTGGGTTCCTGGATGCGCTCAAACCGGTGCTGGTGGTGGCAGTCGCGCAGCGTTTCGAGAGCTATGACGTGTCCGCCGCCGCGGGCGTGGCGGCCGTGGGCGGGCACATCTGGCCCATCACCCTGCGCTGGCGTGGGGGCCGGGGGATAGGACCGGCCGGCGCGCTGCTGGCGGCGCTGGGAGCCTGGCAGATGTGCCTGGCGTTTGCCGGCCTGGTGCTGGGGCGGGCACTGCTGCGCGATTCGGCGCCCGGCGCCCTGGTGGGATTCTTTGCCACGGCGGTGCTGCTGAGTCTGACTGGTCAATCGCTCACCATCGGCGTCACGGCCTGGGTGGTCGTGGGCGTGGTCGTCGTGGGCCGCCTCGTCGGGTATCGCAAGGTGCGGACCGAGGAGGATGTGGGCCTGGCTCGGCTAATGGTCCGCCGCCTCATTCTCGATCGTGACGAGCGCTGA
- a CDS encoding GNAT family protein → MHEPLSSVAMPLPDPTDHEPIPGPRLRLRPITPDDLPELLRWLGDPEVMAFYGRPPSSLAEARGEFLEPSNLPCWRFIIEADGRAVGEIQYYYSYAEVTWSAGIDLFLGEPDARNRGLGTEAIRTLLQYLFERKGVSRVVIDPEPSNHRAIRAYEKAGFRLDGVIRRHAKVDDRWADAAFMTILDEEWPAAKARWQPPGGSA, encoded by the coding sequence GTGCACGAGCCGCTGTCCTCGGTCGCCATGCCTCTCCCCGACCCCACCGACCACGAACCGATCCCGGGCCCTCGCCTACGCCTGCGGCCCATCACGCCCGACGACCTCCCGGAGCTACTGCGCTGGCTCGGCGATCCGGAGGTCATGGCCTTCTACGGCCGTCCGCCGTCGAGCCTCGCCGAGGCCCGAGGCGAATTCCTCGAACCCTCCAACCTGCCCTGCTGGAGATTCATCATCGAGGCTGACGGCCGCGCCGTCGGCGAAATCCAGTACTACTACTCGTACGCCGAAGTCACCTGGTCCGCCGGGATCGACCTATTCCTCGGCGAACCGGATGCGCGAAACCGCGGCCTCGGCACCGAGGCCATTCGCACCCTGCTGCAGTACCTCTTCGAACGGAAGGGCGTGAGCCGCGTGGTGATCGACCCCGAGCCGTCCAACCACCGCGCCATCCGCGCCTACGAAAAGGCTGGCTTCCGCCTCGACGGCGTCATCCGCCGCCACGCGAAGGTCGACGACCGGTGGGCCGACGCCGCCTTCATGACCATCCTGGACGAGGAGTGGCCCGCCGCCAAGGCCCGCTGGCAGCCGCCCGGCGGTTCCGCGTGA